In Pyrus communis chromosome 1, drPyrComm1.1, whole genome shotgun sequence, the following are encoded in one genomic region:
- the LOC137712631 gene encoding uncharacterized protein, protein MNVLDSNLEALAFNYLSFGLFTVVNNLWTWVAVLTAAVSFWGLRPRAAATGAISSSSALKFRSQPAISDLSSNGSSPVPEITQSNSAAKKVEPPCFVPALAKFDDSRVQLTKGSKFAVYFEDSNVESDLTATSSPTPEEDETEESGSDEVVAANWWEDVLTLRTGEMSCYRYQDLTELNGNVVRLWDDYTKIVGETASRSAKPKPRVLW, encoded by the coding sequence ATGAACGTGTTGGATTCTAATCTCGAAGCTCTTGCTTTCAATTACTTGAGCTTCGGATTGTTCACTGTTGTGAACAATCTGTGGACTTGGGTCGCCGTTTTGACCGCCGCCGTTAGCTTCTGGGGGCTCAGACCCAGAGCCGCCGCCACCGGggccatctcttcttcttccgcattGAAATTCCGCTCCCAACCTGCCATTTCCGACCTCAGCTCAAATGGGTCATCGCCGGTTCCCGAGATAACTCAGTCAAATTCCGCTGCGAAGAAGGTGGAGCCACCATGCTTTGTTCCAGCATTGGCCAAGTTCGATGACAGCAGAGTGCAGCTGACAAAGGGTTCGAAGTTTGCGGTGTATTTTGAGGATAGTAACGTTGAGAGTGACCTGACAGCGACCTCATCGCCGACGCCGGAGGAGGATGAGACAGAAGAGAGCGGCAGCGATGAGGTGGTGGCGGCTAATTGGTGGGAGGATGTTTTGACGTTGAGAACGGGAGAGATGAGCTGCTACAGGTACCAGGACTTGACGGAGCTTAACGGTAACGTCGTTAGATTATGGGATGATTACACTAAAATAGTTGGTGAAACCGCGTCCCGCTCAGCAAAACCAAAGCCACGTGTCCTTTGGTAG